From the genome of Aliarcobacter lanthieri:
TTAATTAGTATTCTAAAAAAACTTAATAATCAAATTAGTAAAAAAATTATTTCAAAAAGTAAAATCTTTTTAATGAAAGAACTATTTGATATTACATCTGGTCGTAGAATTACACAAAATGATATATACAATAATTCTGGTGATTTTCCAGCTGTAACTTCTCAAACAAAGAATGAAGGTATAGCTTGGTATGGAGATAGAAAATGGCTTACAAGCATAGAAAAAAATTCAAAAAAAGTTTATGTTAGTAAGGAATGTTTAACCTGGACTAAAGATGGGGCTAAATGTGGAACTATATTTTATAGAGATTATGAGTTTTATCCCAATGACCATTGTGGAGTTTTAATTCCAAAGTTTGAATTGAATTTGGAATGGGTAAGACAACAAATACAACCAATACTTTATAATCAGGTAATAGCAAAAGATGCTCAAGGTATGTTATATGAAGAACAAATGGCTAATATAGAAGTTTATATTCCAGTTGATGATAATGGTGAGATTGATTTAGCAATTCAAAATAAAATATATTCAGAGTATCATAAATTGATACAAATAAAAAAGAATTTAGAAAATATTTTAGAAAAGTACTCTATATAATTCTTTATTATCATGTATTAGAAAGAAATTTTAAGTTTAAAGTAAATTTAGGCATAATCGAATAAATTAATTAATAATGGATAATAGGATATTATAGTTTATGAAAAAAACTGATTACTCTAAATGGTTTGACTATTCTTTTGGTCCAGTGATAGCTATCGTAGTGTTTTTATTTACGTATTGGCTCGATCCTTTGGGATATGGACCAAAGCAAGTTGCAACAGCTATACCTGCCTTTTTGTTTTCTATTATTATTTTGTTTATAGAGCATGGAAGAATTGTAAGTAAAGAAGCTAAGAAATCTTCTGATTTGTCTGATAGAGTTTATGATGCCGTAAAGAATTATTTGCATGTAATAAGAATTGGTTCACCTGAAAAAGCTATGGAATATATCAACACTAGAATTTCTACCCTTGGTGAAATAAAAAATACTTCATTTAACACGATTCAAGAAATTGAACGATCAAATGAAAAATTTTATTCAATGGAAGAGTATAATAAATTTCAAAAAGAAATAGCTAGATATATTGCTAAACCTTTATTGTGTAAGGAAATTGGAGATAAACATGCATTACAAAGATTTAGAAATACTTTTAACTTAACTAAAAAAAGTGATAAATATAAATATAGATTAATATCTCATTCAGAACCTCAAATAAATTTCATAATTTTAGAATATAAAGATGGTAAAAAAGAGGTCTTATTTAATTGGGATTTTAGAGGATTAGGACAAGACCCTATTGTGCTATTATCACGAGACGATAAGATAATAGAAATGTTTTATATTCATTTTAACAATTTGTGGGAAAGTGCTTCTCCTGACTACGATACAACTAGCGAGAAAGAATAGAAATTAAATCAACTTCATAAAAATATGATGAGTTATTTTCAATTAAATGCTTATTATACCAATGCTTTAACTCTTTTGACATATTCTCATTTAGATAATTTATAGTCCATTTAATAGTATTGCTATAGTATTTATAAAAATCTTGAGGATATGGAGAATTTCTTTTAAAAAGTTCAAAATTTATTTCTTTATGCTCAAAAGTTGAATTTTCAATCCCTTCAAAAACCCTATCTAAATCATAATGTTTAAAAGATTGACTATAATTTACAGAATTAAAAAGTACATTTTCAATATTTATTCTTAATTCATGACTCATAGGACCAAATCTGATTGCCGCACCATCATATTGTCTTATAACTAATTTGCCATTTTGAGATAATTTATCTTTTATACCATCTATAAAACATGAAGGGGATCTCATATATGAAAAAACATTAAATGCCAAGTATAAATCAGCTTCTGGTAAATCTTGAATATTCATAAAATCACTTTCAATATAAGTGACTTTTTTATTCCATTTAGCAGATCTTTTTTGGGCTTCTTCAAGTGCAAGTTTATCTGAATCAATACCAATAAGTTCACAATCAAAATCAATTGTGTTATTTATTAATTCTAACCATAAACCCGTACCACAACCAATATCAACAATTCTATTTGGTTTAAAATTAGAGAAAAGATTTTTAATAAAATTAGTTCTTTCTGGCAATTTTGCAATATGATGCTCATATAACCAATCCGATGAACTTAGTGGTTGTCCTGATAAATTATTCCATTTCTTTTGCAATATAATATCCTATTATTATATATTTATTTTAATAGGATATTTTCTGTTAAGAGAGAAACTGAAAGTTTCTTCTTGGATGTTTTGTTGATAAAAGTTTTCTTTGTTGCTTCATATTTACTTGAGTATAAATTTGAGTTGTAGAAATTGATGCATGACCTAGCATTCCTTGAATATATCTAATGTCAACGCCTTCTTCAAGAAGCATAGTTGCAAAACTGTGTCGAAACATATGTGGAGTTAAATGTTGTTGTATATTTGCTTTTGTTTGATATTTTTTTATCATATTTGCAATAGAATATTCTGTAAATTTATTACTTAATCTATTGATAAAAAACCACTCTTTTTTAAGTATCTCATCTTTAAATAGTGATAAGTATTCTTTTAAGGCTATTTTAACTTCTTGATCACAAATTTGAATAGTTCTTTCTTTCCCACCTTTACCTAAAACTTTTATGTTTCCAGTACTTAAATTAATATCGTGATATTTGATATTACTTACTTCTGATACTCTAAGTCCTGTTGCAAATAATAGTTCCAATATGGCAATATCTCTTGTCAGTGCTTTATATGAATATTTTTCTATCTTGTTAAAGTCTGATTTTATTTTATAAACATATTTAAAAAGCTTTCTTATATTTTGAATTTCAATTATTTTTGGTAGTATTTTATGCTCTTTTATTGAAATTCTCATTTTTCTAAATGGGCTTATAGTAATAATTTCTTCAAATTCAAGATGGGTAAAAAAAGCTTTTAATGTGGCTAATTTTCTTTTAATTGATTTTGGTTTTAGTTCTAAAGTATATAAATGCTGAATATATTCTTTCAATATATCTTTATCAACTTCATTAATACACATAGATTGAATATCTTTAAATGTTTTAAATTGCTCTATATCCATAGTATAAGCAACAATTGTTTTTGGATTTAGATTTTTCTCAAATTTGCAATGAAATAAAAAATCTTGTAGTAACTTGTCTATTTTCATATTTTCTCCTAAAATTGGTTTAGGTATTATCTTATAATGAATATAAGGGAATAGAGTATTCTTTACTAATTAAAATAATATATTTAATTTAATTAGAATATTTTAGTAAGAAACTATATAAAGATTTTAATCTAAAAGTTATATTTATTCTTAAATAGATATTAAACAATGTCAAACTTTTTATTTATATAAGTTCAAAACTTTATCTTTTAATAAGGAACTTTTTCATATTATTAGACTAATAAGCTCTATGTTCACTCTGAATAGGGATTGCCTCTCTCGTTTTATCGATGATGATTCCTTGAGTACTGCTTTTTCTGATATATATCAGAATGTTTTTTACTTTTCTTCTTTTATGTTATATTTTTTAGAAAATAAATTATTAATCTGAATACTACTTGAAAAATTTTAACATTTGACTATTAATAAAATGTGTTAAGAGTCTTTTAATATTTAAAGATATAAATAATACACTATGTGTCGTTAATTATTAAAGAATAGCGTATCTTAACGAGTTAAAATAATATTTAATTTAAGTTTAAATCTATAATTTTGTTAAAAATTCATCTTTAAGTATCTAAAAATAATCATTGTTAGATTTAAGCTAATTGCGAACACTATTAAGATTATATTAAGTATTGGGAAGTTTTACAATAATTTTCTAAACTATTTTTTTATTCTAATTTTAAAATTTGATATTCTTTTCCATTTCTTTCTAGAAATTGACTGGAACTACCTCTAAGTATTTCTTAAATTGTTTATCGTCATTACAATTTAATTTCTCCCATAATTTCTTTAATTGATCTATATTATTTTGCAGTAATTGTATATCTTGATGGCATTTTTATTCCTATAAAATTTTAACTGTGATAAAATTATTTTCTCTCAGCTATACTAACACAATTTTTTATAATACAATTAATCACTGATTGTAACTTATCAACAGAATAAGATCCATTAAGAATTGTTTTTCTTGTTTGTTTAAAAAATTCTTTTTGATAAGATTCTTTATACTCTAGAACACCATGATATGTTTTTATTTTTTCTTTATAATTAGTCCAAATTATTTTTGGAGAAGGATAGTTTTTGACATTTAAATCAAGATAACATTCAATTGCTGCAGCACGACCATTAATATTTGCGGAAAATAATCCTTCTGGACCTTGAGTTTGAAAATTATTAAACTCTTCTAAGTCAGGTAATACAATAACTTGCATATTTGAAGGTATATTTAAAGAATTAACTTTATTAAATGCTTCAATACCTTCTGCATCATTATCAAATACAAATAATATGTTATTTAGAGTATCAATTTTTATAAGTCCTTCTGCAAATTTTACTAAACTTCCAGTACCCGAAAAAGGGTGTCTTTCTGTTACGTCAATAAAGTAAAAAAAATCTTCTATTTCTGGTTTTAATATTGAAAAAGCATGTTTTAGAATATGTACATCTGAACTTCCTTCTGTAGCAATTAAAAAACGATGTTCACGTTTTACATTTGCCTTAAAATCTTCTTCTTTTGCCCATCCTGCTTCTACTAAAGGACCATATTGCCATATAACTTTTTCAGATAAGTTTGAAGAACATTCAGCAAGTATACGTAGAAGAGAATAAGGATGAAGAAAAGAAATTAGACCCTCAAAGTAATTTAACTCTGAATATGCATCTTTTTCAATAAAATCTTCATATGGTAAACATTTTATAGTTGGGATATATTCAAATCTTTTTCTAATTTTTTTTATATCATTATAATCATAAGATGTATATGTATTATCTAAATTTTTAATTGGATACTTCTTAATAAATAAACAAAATTCATCAAAGCTCATAACATTTAATTTTCGACCTTCTTCTTCAAGAAACTGGTATTCTTCTTTCCAATTTTTTACTAAGTCATTATATTCTTTTTTTATAGATTTTAAAGTAAACCCTAAAAGTTCTAATCTAGGGACAATAGTTTTTAGTTCTATAGAAAATGCCATTTCTATAGAAGTTAGATTTTGATTTTGTTCTTTATCGTAGTCGTAATTAATATAATCTGATTTTACAGGTATTCTGTTTTCTTCTTGGAAAATTACACCATGGTCTATGCCCATTGAATTTTTACTCCAACTAACTGATAATTCACCTATGTTTAAAGATATTTCTGTTCCCATACTTATTCTTTTTATGAATTTAAAATAATTGCTCTACTTAATTATATTATAATATAATACAACATAATTTATAAGTAGGTCTATTATGTATATATCAAAAGTTAAAATAACTAATTTTAGGAATTTCAAAAGTGAAGAAATATTATTCAATGATGGAATTAATGTCATTATTGGACAAAATAATGCAGGGAAATCAAACTTAATTAAAGCATTATCTTTAGTATTAGATGGTGAAAGAATTAAACGACTTGATATAGATGATTTTAATAAATCATTGACTTTTAATGATTTAAAAGATAATCCACCAAAGATAACCATTTCTGTATCAATTAGTAAGGGGAAAGATGAAACCCCAGATGACCTTCCCACAATTTCAAATTGGTTAACAAAGCTTGATGCTTCATATGAATCGATGTTAACATATGAGTTTTTTTTACCTGAAAAAAAACATGAAGAATATATAAGTACAATAACTTCATTACCTGAAGGAGATGATAGAACTGAAAAAACATGGAAAATTGTAAAAAATGATTTTTTAAGATTCTATACATATAAAATCTGGGGTGGAGATTTGATAAATCAAGCTCAAGCAGATTCTGAATCATTAAAAAAAATAGATTTCCAATTTCTAGATGCAATTAGAGATGTAGAAAGGGATATGTTAACAGGAAGAAATACACTATTAAGAGAAGTTTTTGATTTTTTTATGGACTATGAAATAAAAATAGATGAAACAAAATCACCTGAAACAAAGTTTTCCGAAATAAAAGATAGACAAATGGAATTTTCAGAGAAGGCTGATATCCTAATACAAGAGCTTACTGCTAGAATTGCATCAGGGAAAGAAGAAATTCTATCTTATGCAAAAAATACTGGAGCTTCTTTTAATAAAGCAAACCCTAACTTTGAGGGTACTTTTTCAGAAACAGAAATGTATTCTGTATTAAAATTAATTGTAGAATATGAATCAGGTATTAAGATACCTGCAACACACAATGGATTGGGTTACAATAATCTAATATTTATGTCTTTACTTCTTGCTAAAATGCAAGTGAATGCAGATGTAAACTATCTAGATAATAATGCAAAAGTTTTTACTACATTAGTAATTGAAGAACCTGAAGCACATCTTCATCCTGCTATGCAATATAAATTTTTAAAGTTTCTAAATGAGAATAGAAAAGAAAAAAAAGTTCGTCAAGTATTTGTTTCAACACATTCAACACATATTACTTCTGCTGTTTCTTTAGATGAAATAATTTGTTTACATAATGAAAATGGCATAAGTAAAATTGCTTATCCAAAAAAAGTATTTTCAGACAGAGAGGAAAAAAGTAAAAAGTACATACAAAGGTTTCTTGATTCAACAAAGTCAGATATGCTTTTTGCACAAAAGGTTTTATTTGTGGAAGGTATTGCAGAACAACTTTTAATGTCAATTTTTGCAAATTATCTAGATAAATCATTAGAAGATAACCATGTTGCTATAATCAATGTAGGAGGCAGATTTTTTGATCATTTCTTATATTTATTTGATTCAACAAAACCTTTTACCATCAACAAAAAAATAGTTTGTTTAACAGATAGAGATCCTGAAAGAAAAGAGAAGCCTAATGGAAAATTTAAAAAGTGTTATCCCTTTGAATATAATATTGATTTAGCTAATTATGAATATAGAACAAATGTACATGCTGGTAAATATCTTGAAGACGAACATCCTAATATTACTTTTTTTAGTCAACCTATTGAATATGGAAAAACATTTGAATATGAACTTTTACTTGCAAATCCAACATTAAAAATTTTACTAACGGACTCAATTAGTAATAAAGAAGAATTAGAAGATTTAATGGACTTATATAATGAAAGTGGCAAAACATATCAAGATTTACTAAGTAGATTAAGTACAAGTGCTGAGAACCAAAGAATTAAAGATGGTCTTAATTGTAGTACATTAAATGAAGAAGAAAAGAAAAAGTCCATAATTGCTTCAAGATATCTAAACTCTGTTGGAAAAGGTGAAAATGCACTTGAACTTTCATATGTTTTGCAAGAGAATTTAAATAAAAAAGGAACAGCTGAGTACAAAGATTTCATTGTACCAAGTTATATTAAAGAAGCGATAGATAAATTATGTCAGTAATAACAATAAATTCTAGTGATATTATTCCTGATATAGAAAGTCATTTTAAAATACTTGCTGGTCCAGGAGCAGGGAAAACATACTGGTTAACAAATCATATAAAAAATGTACTTCATAATTCAGAGAAACTATATAAAACGAAAAAAATAGCTTGTATCACTTATACAAATACCGCAACAGAAACTATTCTAAAAAGGTTAGGAACATCAATAGATAGAGTAGAGGTTCAAACAATTCATAGTTTTTTATATAAAAATATTGTTAAACCTTATTTATCGACAATTGCACAGGAATACAACTTCAATGTAAAAGAAATGAATGGGCATGATGACATTGTGTTATCTAATTACAGCTTTATGAATGAATGGAAAATAAGAACAGGCCAGCGAAGAATCAGAGATGATAATGCAGTAATTCAAGCATTTAA
Proteins encoded in this window:
- a CDS encoding restriction endonuclease subunit S, which gives rise to MKALLSEIAYTVRGEVISEENIYYNYNKNGIPVYSSNTKNQGLIGTVNMSFYNDSNAKGEAGEITWTTDGNAGNFILRHEPFLFTNVCGKIIIKKKYQRIISPQWLALYLNLESKKYVTSKGGNSKLMKEQVDNIEVNIININLQNKLVKEFDIRINKLNLLISILKKLNNQISKKIISKSKIFLMKELFDITSGRRITQNDIYNNSGDFPAVTSQTKNEGIAWYGDRKWLTSIEKNSKKVYVSKECLTWTKDGAKCGTIFYRDYEFYPNDHCGVLIPKFELNLEWVRQQIQPILYNQVIAKDAQGMLYEEQMANIEVYIPVDDNGEIDLAIQNKIYSEYHKLIQIKKNLENILEKYSI
- a CDS encoding class I SAM-dependent methyltransferase gives rise to the protein MQKKWNNLSGQPLSSSDWLYEHHIAKLPERTNFIKNLFSNFKPNRIVDIGCGTGLWLELINNTIDFDCELIGIDSDKLALEEAQKRSAKWNKKVTYIESDFMNIQDLPEADLYLAFNVFSYMRSPSCFIDGIKDKLSQNGKLVIRQYDGAAIRFGPMSHELRINIENVLFNSVNYSQSFKHYDLDRVFEGIENSTFEHKEINFELFKRNSPYPQDFYKYYSNTIKWTINYLNENMSKELKHWYNKHLIENNSSYFYEVDLISILSR
- a CDS encoding tyrosine-type recombinase/integrase, whose protein sequence is MKIDKLLQDFLFHCKFEKNLNPKTIVAYTMDIEQFKTFKDIQSMCINEVDKDILKEYIQHLYTLELKPKSIKRKLATLKAFFTHLEFEEIITISPFRKMRISIKEHKILPKIIEIQNIRKLFKYVYKIKSDFNKIEKYSYKALTRDIAILELLFATGLRVSEVSNIKYHDINLSTGNIKVLGKGGKERTIQICDQEVKIALKEYLSLFKDEILKKEWFFINRLSNKFTEYSIANMIKKYQTKANIQQHLTPHMFRHSFATMLLEEGVDIRYIQGMLGHASISTTQIYTQVNMKQQRKLLSTKHPRRNFQFLS
- a CDS encoding HEPN/Toprim-associated domain-containing protein, coding for MGTEISLNIGELSVSWSKNSMGIDHGVIFQEENRIPVKSDYINYDYDKEQNQNLTSIEMAFSIELKTIVPRLELLGFTLKSIKKEYNDLVKNWKEEYQFLEEEGRKLNVMSFDEFCLFIKKYPIKNLDNTYTSYDYNDIKKIRKRFEYIPTIKCLPYEDFIEKDAYSELNYFEGLISFLHPYSLLRILAECSSNLSEKVIWQYGPLVEAGWAKEEDFKANVKREHRFLIATEGSSDVHILKHAFSILKPEIEDFFYFIDVTERHPFSGTGSLVKFAEGLIKIDTLNNILFVFDNDAEGIEAFNKVNSLNIPSNMQVIVLPDLEEFNNFQTQGPEGLFSANINGRAAAIECYLDLNVKNYPSPKIIWTNYKEKIKTYHGVLEYKESYQKEFFKQTRKTILNGSYSVDKLQSVINCIIKNCVSIAERK
- a CDS encoding ATP-dependent nuclease; translation: MYISKVKITNFRNFKSEEILFNDGINVIIGQNNAGKSNLIKALSLVLDGERIKRLDIDDFNKSLTFNDLKDNPPKITISVSISKGKDETPDDLPTISNWLTKLDASYESMLTYEFFLPEKKHEEYISTITSLPEGDDRTEKTWKIVKNDFLRFYTYKIWGGDLINQAQADSESLKKIDFQFLDAIRDVERDMLTGRNTLLREVFDFFMDYEIKIDETKSPETKFSEIKDRQMEFSEKADILIQELTARIASGKEEILSYAKNTGASFNKANPNFEGTFSETEMYSVLKLIVEYESGIKIPATHNGLGYNNLIFMSLLLAKMQVNADVNYLDNNAKVFTTLVIEEPEAHLHPAMQYKFLKFLNENRKEKKVRQVFVSTHSTHITSAVSLDEIICLHNENGISKIAYPKKVFSDREEKSKKYIQRFLDSTKSDMLFAQKVLFVEGIAEQLLMSIFANYLDKSLEDNHVAIINVGGRFFDHFLYLFDSTKPFTINKKIVCLTDRDPERKEKPNGKFKKCYPFEYNIDLANYEYRTNVHAGKYLEDEHPNITFFSQPIEYGKTFEYELLLANPTLKILLTDSISNKEELEDLMDLYNESGKTYQDLLSRLSTSAENQRIKDGLNCSTLNEEEKKKSIIASRYLNSVGKGENALELSYVLQENLNKKGTAEYKDFIVPSYIKEAIDKLCQ